The following are encoded together in the Lathyrus oleraceus cultivar Zhongwan6 chromosome 3, CAAS_Psat_ZW6_1.0, whole genome shotgun sequence genome:
- the LOC127127634 gene encoding uncharacterized protein LOC127127634, which produces MSNTCSQSSTKQTTINNKPSFMPAKDDTKPVLQDPILRSDPIETEEAVLLLPPFSIPKSNQLPHLK; this is translated from the exons ATGAGCAATACTTGTTCACAATCTTCAACCAAACAAACCACAATCAACAACAAACCCTCTTTCATGCCAGCGAAGGATGACACCAAACCCGTGCTTCAAGATCCA ATTTTGAGGTCTGATCCAATTGAAACAGAGGAAGCTGTGCTGCTATTACCTCCATTCTCAATTCCCAAATCAAATCAACTTCCTCATCTCAAATGA